A portion of the Pseudoxanthomonas sp. JBR18 genome contains these proteins:
- a CDS encoding C40 family peptidase, with the protein MKTAHYPGSPRRLPAMPLALAGAIALAVLLAGCGSNRAVVRQPPPSTSGKSWPTVKVNDPAAVNNVLMRALGLVGTPYRYGGNTPESGFDCSGLVNYVYRQMLDLRLPRTSRELAQVQGPKIAEDRLAPADLVFFGSRGNVSHVGIYVGEGRFVHAPSTGGTVRLDMLDGPYWRDHYTGARRVVN; encoded by the coding sequence ATGAAGACCGCCCATTATCCCGGCTCGCCCCGGCGCTTGCCAGCCATGCCATTGGCCTTGGCCGGCGCCATCGCCCTGGCCGTGCTGCTGGCCGGGTGCGGCAGCAACCGCGCCGTTGTCCGCCAGCCTCCTCCGTCCACGTCGGGCAAGTCCTGGCCCACCGTCAAGGTCAACGATCCGGCCGCGGTCAACAACGTCCTGATGCGCGCCCTGGGGCTGGTCGGCACCCCGTATCGCTATGGGGGCAACACGCCCGAGTCCGGCTTCGACTGCAGCGGCCTGGTGAACTATGTCTACCGACAGATGCTCGACCTGCGCCTGCCGCGGACGTCCCGAGAGCTGGCCCAGGTCCAGGGCCCCAAGATCGCCGAAGACCGGCTGGCACCTGCCGACCTGGTCTTCTTTGGCAGTCGCGGAAACGTCAGCCACGTCGGCATCTATGTGGGCGAAGGCCGGTTCGTGCACGCCCCGAGTACCGGAGGCACCGTCCGCCTGGATATGCTCGATGGACCCTACTGGCGCGACCACTACACCGGCGCGCGCCGCGTTGTTAACTAG
- a CDS encoding peptidylprolyl isomerase produces the protein MKIAKDSVVRFHYTVSEVGSEPLESSKDREPLAILIGHGNIIPGLENAMMDKEAGESFGVDVAAAEAYGEKRDGLSQRVPKKHFGGQKLSVGQQVVLQTNFGPRAVTIQKVGMSVVDVDLNHPMAGKDLHFDVEVVEVREASPEELEHGHVHGDGGHHH, from the coding sequence ATGAAAATCGCCAAAGACAGCGTCGTGCGTTTCCACTACACCGTTTCCGAGGTTGGCTCCGAGCCGCTGGAAAGCTCCAAGGACCGCGAGCCGCTGGCGATCCTCATTGGCCACGGCAACATCATCCCGGGCCTGGAGAACGCGATGATGGACAAGGAAGCCGGCGAGAGTTTCGGCGTGGATGTCGCTGCGGCGGAGGCCTACGGCGAGAAGCGCGACGGCCTGAGCCAGCGCGTGCCCAAGAAGCACTTCGGCGGGCAGAAGCTCAGCGTCGGCCAGCAGGTGGTCCTGCAGACCAACTTCGGACCGCGCGCGGTCACCATCCAGAAGGTGGGCATGAGCGTGGTCGACGTCGACCTCAACCATCCGATGGCGGGCAAGGACCTGCACTTCGACGTGGAGGTGGTGGAAGTGCGTGAGGCCTCGCCCGAGGAGCTCGAGCACGGCCACGTCCACGGTGACGGTGGTCACCATCACTGA
- a CDS encoding DUF418 domain-containing protein: MTARADNTRLAAPLTGTARVPAMDALRGLALLGILLMNLEGMAGPPATMASGVDPALRGLDHWVDAAIYVLVQGKFIALFSLLFGAGFAVMQARAEREGWALGPVWLRRCAGLLGIGLAHALLVWSGDILVTYALCGFALLAFGEVLGGLLAWIGVLLFLAPAGLSLAVGMAHPWLSGDPAWQPAVQAQAAHVQSLAAMQVRVYGHGGYLTAVAQRLRDFVQTLQALPLNGLQVFGLFLVGAWLHRVVARPADYRRALAWMRYGALPLGLAMMGLSVMLSPWLDPGRTDPGVFLAAALASAAALPCCLGYIGWCMAGFAVRPTRLATWLAAAGRLALSNYLLQSLVCTWVFYGAGLGMFGLARRWQLPFAVALFGMQLLASRWWARRGWPGPAEWLLRRITYGAAGLRQAGWPARRPDARKTP; this comes from the coding sequence ATGACCGCGCGCGCTGACAACACACGTCTCGCAGCGCCGCTGACCGGGACTGCACGCGTGCCGGCGATGGACGCGCTGCGCGGACTGGCCTTGCTGGGCATCTTGTTGATGAACCTGGAGGGGATGGCCGGGCCGCCCGCCACGATGGCCAGCGGCGTCGACCCGGCCTTGCGCGGGCTGGATCACTGGGTCGACGCGGCGATCTATGTCCTGGTGCAGGGCAAGTTCATCGCCTTGTTCTCGCTTTTGTTCGGCGCCGGGTTCGCGGTGATGCAGGCGCGCGCCGAACGCGAGGGGTGGGCATTGGGACCGGTGTGGCTGCGTCGCTGCGCCGGGCTGCTGGGGATCGGATTGGCCCATGCGCTGCTGGTGTGGTCCGGCGACATCCTGGTGACCTATGCGCTCTGCGGGTTCGCCCTGCTGGCCTTCGGCGAAGTGCTGGGCGGGCTGCTGGCCTGGATCGGCGTGTTGCTGTTTCTTGCGCCGGCGGGCCTGTCTCTGGCGGTGGGCATGGCCCATCCGTGGCTATCGGGAGATCCGGCGTGGCAGCCGGCGGTGCAGGCCCAGGCCGCGCACGTGCAATCGCTCGCCGCCATGCAGGTCCGGGTCTATGGGCACGGTGGTTATCTGACTGCCGTCGCGCAGCGGTTACGAGACTTTGTCCAGACTCTGCAAGCCCTGCCGCTCAATGGCTTGCAGGTGTTCGGCCTGTTCCTGGTCGGGGCCTGGTTGCACAGGGTGGTAGCGCGACCGGCGGACTATCGCCGCGCCTTGGCCTGGATGCGTTACGGCGCGCTGCCGCTGGGGCTGGCGATGATGGGACTGTCGGTGATGCTCTCGCCATGGCTTGATCCGGGGCGCACCGATCCGGGCGTGTTCCTGGCCGCGGCGCTGGCGTCGGCGGCCGCGCTGCCCTGTTGCCTGGGCTATATCGGATGGTGCATGGCGGGGTTCGCCGTCCGCCCCACGCGCCTGGCGACATGGCTGGCTGCGGCGGGACGGCTAGCGCTGAGCAACTACCTGCTGCAGTCGTTGGTGTGCACCTGGGTGTTCTACGGGGCGGGCCTGGGGATGTTCGGCCTGGCGCGTCGATGGCAGCTTCCGTTTGCCGTGGCCCTGTTTGGCATGCAACTGCTGGCGAGCCGCTGGTGGGCGCGACGTGGTTGGCCGGGGCCCGCGGAATGGCTCCTGCGCCGGATCACCTACGGAGCCGCCGGGCTGCGTCAGGCCGGCTGGCCGGCACGCCGGCCTGACGCGCGGAAGACGCCTTGA
- the gorA gene encoding glutathione-disulfide reductase has protein sequence MTQDDTYDLIVIGGGSGGLAGAFRAAEYGASVAILEPGELGGTCVNVGCVPKKAMWLAAEIGRHIEKAATLGFKVQSEALDWQEFIVHRQRYIAGIHDSYRRRLEKSGIMRIPTRGTLVPGGVHCEDGLDLKGRHVLIATGGRPHRPAIPGAELGIDSDGFFNLCAAPERVAIIGGGYVAVELAGVLQALGSQVELFVRGPCLLQSFERALSLQLAENLRQSGIRLFFETEVTALERAGGDAVDVMTGTGRMPAPYDCVIFATGRTPNTAGLGLERVGVRTGPTGHVEVDARQDTSVQDIHAIGDVTALGVDLTPVAIAAARRLMDRLFGGQPEARLDYANVPSVVFSHPPMGSVGLSEKEARAEHGDDAVQVFSTTFRPMLSALADESQHSLFKLVCVGPERRVVGVHLMGESADEILQGFAVAVKLGATLDDLHDTVAIHPTSAEEIVLLR, from the coding sequence ATGACGCAAGACGACACCTATGACCTGATCGTGATCGGAGGTGGCTCTGGCGGGCTGGCCGGTGCCTTCCGTGCCGCCGAATACGGCGCCAGCGTGGCGATTCTGGAGCCAGGCGAACTGGGGGGGACCTGCGTCAATGTCGGCTGTGTGCCGAAGAAGGCCATGTGGTTGGCCGCGGAAATTGGCCGGCACATCGAGAAGGCCGCCACCCTTGGATTCAAGGTCCAGTCCGAAGCCCTCGACTGGCAGGAATTCATCGTCCATCGCCAGCGCTATATCGCCGGCATCCACGACAGCTATCGCCGGCGACTGGAGAAGTCCGGGATCATGCGCATCCCCACGCGGGGCACGCTGGTGCCCGGTGGGGTGCACTGCGAGGACGGGCTGGACCTCAAGGGACGCCACGTATTGATTGCGACCGGCGGGCGTCCGCACCGGCCTGCCATTCCTGGCGCGGAGCTGGGGATCGACTCCGATGGCTTCTTCAACCTGTGCGCGGCGCCAGAGCGCGTTGCGATCATCGGCGGTGGCTATGTCGCGGTGGAACTGGCCGGCGTGCTGCAGGCGCTGGGCAGTCAGGTGGAACTCTTCGTACGCGGGCCGTGCCTGCTGCAGAGCTTCGAGCGTGCTTTGAGCCTGCAGCTTGCCGAGAACCTGCGCCAGAGCGGCATCCGCCTGTTCTTCGAGACCGAGGTGACTGCGCTGGAGCGTGCGGGTGGCGATGCGGTCGATGTGATGACTGGCACTGGCCGGATGCCGGCGCCATATGACTGCGTCATCTTCGCGACCGGGCGGACGCCCAACACGGCGGGGCTGGGCCTGGAGCGGGTCGGGGTGCGCACCGGACCGACGGGGCATGTGGAGGTCGATGCGCGCCAGGACACCAGTGTTCAGGATATTCATGCCATCGGGGATGTCACCGCGCTGGGCGTGGACCTGACGCCGGTGGCGATCGCCGCCGCGCGCCGGCTGATGGATCGGCTCTTCGGCGGGCAGCCCGAAGCCCGGTTGGACTACGCCAACGTACCCAGCGTGGTGTTCTCGCATCCGCCGATGGGCAGTGTCGGTCTCAGTGAAAAGGAAGCCAGGGCCGAGCACGGCGACGATGCGGTGCAGGTGTTTTCCACGACCTTCCGGCCGATGCTCTCGGCCCTGGCCGACGAGTCTCAGCACAGCCTGTTCAAGCTGGTCTGTGTGGGGCCGGAGCGGCGCGTGGTCGGTGTGCACCTGATGGGGGAGAGCGCCGACGAGATCCTGCAGGGTTTCGCCGTGGCGGTGAAATTGGGAGCCACCCTGGACGACCTGCACGACACGGTGGCCATCCATCCGACCAGCGCCGAGGAGATCGTGCTGCTGCGCTAG
- a CDS encoding LysR family transcriptional regulator — MGPAVSLNALKAFESAARHLSFTLAADELSVTPAAISHQVKSLEDRLGVRLFRRTSKGLVITDEGLALVPTLNDTFARLGRLLEQFEHGHRREVLTVSVVGTFAMGWLLPRLRDFEAQHPLIDLRLLTNNNRVDVAGESLDFAIRFGDGAWHGLHAEHLLDAPLSPVCSPTMAARLRTPADLKDVPLLRSYRPQDWPAWFQAAGCAPASPRGPVFDASTLMALAAIDGHGVALVPPGMFAREIESGHLVQPFPVGVSAGAYWLAMLKSRPVTPAMSAFRRWLLAQRPET; from the coding sequence ATGGGCCCGGCGGTGTCCTTGAACGCGTTGAAGGCCTTCGAAAGCGCGGCGCGGCATCTGTCCTTCACCCTGGCCGCCGACGAACTCTCGGTCACGCCCGCAGCCATCAGCCACCAGGTCAAGTCGCTCGAAGACCGACTCGGCGTGCGCCTGTTCCGGCGCACCTCCAAGGGCCTGGTCATCACCGACGAAGGCCTGGCGCTGGTGCCGACGTTGAACGACACCTTCGCGCGCCTGGGCCGACTGCTGGAACAGTTCGAGCACGGGCACCGGCGCGAGGTGCTGACCGTCAGCGTGGTGGGCACCTTCGCGATGGGATGGCTGTTGCCGCGCCTGCGCGATTTCGAAGCGCAGCATCCGTTGATCGACCTGCGTCTGCTCACCAACAACAACCGCGTGGACGTGGCGGGCGAAAGCTTGGACTTCGCGATCCGCTTCGGCGACGGCGCCTGGCATGGGCTGCACGCCGAGCACCTGCTCGACGCGCCGCTTTCGCCAGTGTGCTCACCCACGATGGCGGCGCGGTTGAGGACACCTGCGGACCTGAAGGACGTGCCGCTGCTGCGTTCCTACCGGCCGCAGGACTGGCCGGCCTGGTTCCAGGCCGCCGGTTGCGCCCCGGCCTCGCCGCGCGGCCCCGTCTTCGACGCGTCGACGCTGATGGCGCTGGCCGCTATCGACGGACATGGCGTTGCGCTGGTGCCGCCCGGCATGTTCGCGCGTGAGATCGAAAGCGGGCACCTGGTCCAGCCGTTTCCCGTCGGCGTCAGCGCCGGCGCGTACTGGCTGGCGATGCTGAAGAGCCGTCCGGTCACCCCGGCGATGTCGGCATTCAGAAGATGGCTGCTGGCGCAGCGCCCCGAAACGTAG
- a CDS encoding alpha/beta hydrolase, producing the protein MHRIVYGVVCAAVVFGLSGRAALAAPPDPSPKEVARVEGWQAPAGTTQLPIWPHAAPDPEETTRKPERVLTRATPGALSGTVSQGVYDVSVPTMTVYPPKGRNTGAAVVVFPGGGFVMLAITLEGTEICDWITSRGMTCILSKYRVPGGNHHYDKDCNCALTPKTPFALQDAQRTIRLVRAHAAQWHVDPDKVGVMGFSAGGYLVAQTSNVFTPSYAAVDAADRLSSRPDFAIAAYPGHLCRDGRFAPGFKVTARTTPTFLVQDWDDPVDDICNSTLYARALDQAGVPAEVHLFAKGGHAFGLRPSGHPVVQMWPRLVEHWLKEIGIL; encoded by the coding sequence ATGCATCGGATTGTGTATGGCGTTGTATGCGCAGCGGTTGTCTTTGGCTTGTCCGGCCGTGCGGCGTTGGCCGCGCCGCCCGATCCCTCCCCGAAAGAAGTCGCACGTGTCGAGGGATGGCAGGCGCCCGCGGGCACGACGCAGCTGCCCATCTGGCCGCATGCCGCGCCGGATCCGGAAGAGACCACGCGCAAGCCCGAGCGCGTGCTGACACGGGCCACGCCGGGCGCGCTCTCGGGGACCGTCTCGCAGGGCGTTTACGATGTCAGCGTCCCCACCATGACGGTCTACCCGCCGAAAGGGCGCAACACCGGCGCGGCCGTGGTGGTCTTTCCCGGCGGGGGATTCGTGATGCTGGCCATCACCCTGGAAGGCACCGAGATCTGCGACTGGATCACCTCCCGCGGCATGACCTGCATCCTGTCCAAGTACCGGGTCCCCGGTGGCAACCACCACTACGACAAGGACTGCAACTGCGCGCTCACGCCCAAGACGCCGTTCGCCCTGCAGGACGCACAGCGCACCATCCGCCTGGTGCGCGCACATGCGGCGCAGTGGCACGTCGATCCGGACAAGGTCGGCGTGATGGGCTTCTCGGCCGGCGGCTACCTGGTGGCGCAGACCAGCAATGTCTTCACGCCGAGCTATGCGGCCGTGGATGCGGCCGACAGGCTCAGCAGCCGTCCCGATTTTGCGATCGCGGCGTATCCGGGGCATCTGTGCCGCGACGGCAGGTTCGCGCCTGGCTTCAAGGTCACCGCGCGCACCACGCCGACCTTCCTGGTGCAGGACTGGGATGATCCGGTCGATGACATCTGCAACAGCACCCTCTATGCACGCGCGCTGGATCAGGCCGGCGTGCCCGCCGAAGTCCACCTGTTCGCCAAGGGCGGCCATGCCTTTGGCCTGCGTCCCTCCGGACATCCGGTCGTGCAGATGTGGCCGCGGCTGGTGGAGCACTGGCTGAAGGAGATCGGGATCCTGTGA
- a CDS encoding DHA2 family efflux MFS transporter permease subunit, translating to MSTIAEDAGGPPAAPKPAAAAPFRPPNMVLATIGLALASFMQVLDTTIANVSLPTISGNLGASANQATWVITSFAVSNAIALPLTGFMTRRFGEVKLFTWATLAFVMASFLCGIANSMGLLVVARAVQGFVAGPMYPVTQALLISIYPPQKRGQAIALLAMVTVVAPIAGPILGGWITDNYSWEWIFFINIPIGIFASVVVGRQLKGRPERLEKPKMDYMGLATLILGVGALQIMLDLGNDEDWFNSTKIVWLTIVAVISLIVFVIWEMTEKDPIVNLRLFRHRNFTAGTLAMVFGYAAFFAIGLLVPLWLQRNLGYTALWAGFASAPLGILPVLLTPFVGKYAPRFDLRILASFAFFVMASTSFLRSGFNLDVNFGRVAEVQLMQGLGVALFFMPVLTILLSDLEPHEIAAGSGLATFVRTLGGSFAASLTTWIWNRRITIHHAELTESINAYDPGMQQTVSRLGHGDLQTGAVALNQMISQQAAQIGFNEVFHLLGWIFLGIIVFVWLAKPPFASKAGGGAAAGGH from the coding sequence ATGTCCACCATCGCCGAAGACGCGGGCGGCCCACCGGCCGCCCCCAAGCCGGCGGCGGCCGCACCGTTCCGCCCGCCGAACATGGTGCTGGCCACGATCGGCCTGGCGCTTGCCTCGTTCATGCAAGTGCTCGACACCACCATCGCCAACGTGTCCCTGCCCACGATCTCGGGCAACCTGGGCGCCAGCGCCAACCAGGCCACGTGGGTAATCACCTCGTTCGCGGTGAGCAATGCGATCGCTCTGCCGCTGACCGGCTTCATGACCCGCCGCTTCGGTGAAGTGAAGCTGTTCACCTGGGCCACGCTGGCCTTCGTGATGGCCTCGTTCCTGTGCGGCATCGCCAACTCCATGGGACTGCTGGTCGTGGCGCGCGCGGTGCAGGGTTTTGTCGCCGGGCCAATGTATCCGGTGACCCAGGCGTTGCTGATCTCCATCTATCCACCGCAAAAACGCGGGCAAGCCATCGCCCTGCTGGCGATGGTGACGGTCGTGGCACCGATCGCCGGTCCGATCCTGGGCGGCTGGATCACCGACAACTACAGCTGGGAATGGATCTTCTTCATCAACATTCCCATCGGCATCTTCGCCAGCGTGGTCGTCGGACGCCAGCTCAAGGGTCGCCCCGAGCGCCTGGAAAAGCCCAAGATGGACTACATGGGCCTGGCCACGCTGATCCTGGGTGTGGGCGCGCTGCAGATCATGCTGGACTTGGGCAACGACGAAGACTGGTTCAACTCGACCAAGATCGTGTGGCTGACCATCGTGGCGGTGATCTCGCTGATCGTGTTCGTGATCTGGGAGATGACCGAGAAGGATCCGATCGTCAACCTGCGCCTGTTCCGCCACCGCAACTTCACCGCCGGCACGCTGGCGATGGTGTTCGGCTACGCGGCGTTCTTCGCCATCGGCCTGCTGGTGCCGCTGTGGTTGCAGCGCAACCTGGGCTATACGGCGCTCTGGGCGGGGTTTGCCTCGGCGCCACTGGGCATCCTGCCCGTGCTACTGACGCCCTTCGTAGGCAAGTACGCCCCACGCTTCGATCTGCGCATCCTGGCCAGCTTTGCCTTCTTCGTCATGGCCTCCACCAGCTTCCTGCGTTCTGGCTTCAACCTGGACGTCAACTTCGGGCGGGTGGCCGAGGTGCAGCTGATGCAAGGCCTGGGCGTGGCATTGTTCTTCATGCCGGTGCTGACCATCCTGCTATCGGACCTGGAGCCGCACGAAATCGCGGCCGGTTCTGGCCTTGCGACCTTCGTGCGCACCTTGGGCGGCAGCTTCGCCGCTTCGCTGACCACCTGGATCTGGAACCGGCGCATCACCATCCACCATGCCGAGTTGACCGAAAGCATCAACGCCTACGACCCTGGCATGCAGCAAACCGTCAGCCGTCTCGGCCACGGGGATTTGCAGACCGGCGCGGTCGCGCTGAACCAGATGATCAGCCAGCAGGCCGCGCAGATTGGCTTCAACGAGGTCTTCCACCTGCTGGGCTGGATCTTCCTGGGCATCATCGTGTTCGTCTGGCTGGCCAAGCCTCCGTTCGCGTCCAAGGCCGGTGGCGGCGCGGCGGCCGGCGGCCACTGA
- a CDS encoding efflux RND transporter periplasmic adaptor subunit → MNTQTQPSAPAGAQPPKKSNRKRALLILLLVVIVAGAAWLAYELLYGRWHQGTDDAYVDGNIVSIVPQATGTVVSIDADDGMKVEAGQALVHLDPNDAQVAYDQAVANLAGTVRQVRGLFSNVQSGESDLRARQVAVEQARADVKRREGLVATGAVSREELAHARDVLASAEAALGGSRGNLQRSRALVDSTTVSKTPQVQAAASQLRQAYLNLQRTAIVAPVSGYVAQRRVQLGQQVQPGTTLMTIVPIDQVWVEANFKETQLGKMRIGQPVEVHADLYGGDVTYEGKVDSLGLGTGSAFSLLPAQNASGNWIKIVQRVPVKITLDPKQLREHPLRIGLSMDVNVDLHDQDGTVLAPARAANAKPLMTTSAYEKQLADANQVIESIIEQNLPDQAQAKN, encoded by the coding sequence ATGAACACGCAGACCCAACCCTCCGCACCGGCCGGCGCCCAGCCGCCGAAGAAGAGCAACCGCAAGCGCGCCCTGCTGATCCTGCTGCTGGTGGTGATCGTCGCAGGCGCGGCCTGGCTGGCTTACGAACTGCTGTACGGCCGCTGGCATCAGGGCACCGACGACGCCTATGTCGACGGCAACATCGTCTCCATCGTCCCGCAGGCCACCGGCACGGTGGTGAGCATCGACGCCGACGACGGCATGAAGGTCGAAGCCGGCCAGGCGCTGGTCCACCTGGACCCCAACGACGCCCAGGTCGCCTACGACCAGGCCGTGGCCAACCTGGCCGGAACCGTGCGCCAGGTGCGCGGTCTGTTCAGCAACGTCCAGTCCGGCGAGTCCGACCTGCGCGCCCGCCAGGTCGCCGTCGAACAGGCCCGCGCCGACGTCAAGCGTCGCGAAGGCCTGGTCGCCACCGGCGCGGTCTCGCGCGAGGAACTGGCCCATGCCCGTGACGTGCTGGCCTCGGCCGAGGCGGCCCTGGGCGGTTCGCGTGGCAACCTGCAGCGCAGCCGCGCGCTGGTGGACTCCACCACGGTGAGCAAGACCCCGCAGGTGCAGGCTGCCGCCTCGCAGCTGCGCCAGGCCTATCTCAACCTGCAGCGCACCGCCATCGTCGCCCCGGTGTCCGGCTACGTGGCCCAGCGCCGCGTGCAGCTGGGCCAGCAGGTCCAGCCCGGCACCACGCTGATGACCATCGTCCCGATCGACCAGGTCTGGGTGGAAGCCAACTTCAAGGAAACCCAGCTGGGCAAGATGCGCATCGGCCAGCCGGTGGAAGTGCACGCCGACCTGTACGGCGGCGACGTCACCTATGAAGGCAAGGTCGACAGCCTGGGGCTGGGCACTGGCAGCGCGTTCTCGCTGTTGCCGGCGCAGAACGCCAGCGGCAACTGGATCAAGATCGTCCAGCGCGTGCCGGTCAAGATCACCCTGGATCCCAAGCAGTTGCGCGAGCACCCGCTGCGCATCGGCCTGAGCATGGACGTGAACGTCGACCTGCACGATCAGGACGGCACGGTGCTGGCCCCGGCGCGCGCGGCCAACGCCAAGCCGCTGATGACGACCTCGGCCTACGAGAAGCAACTGGCCGACGCCAACCAGGTGATCGAGTCAATCATCGAGCAGAACCTGCCCGACCAGGCCCAGGCCAAGAACTGA
- a CDS encoding efflux transporter outer membrane subunit produces MSTPVSTRLPARLTVSLACALALAGCASTHGLSTTGQPIDANTLSASKSLGDAAYSSAAFPDQQWWKALGDPQLDSLIGEALQGSPSLTAADARLRQAQAQVGAADAARKPTLDATGEYSGVQLPKGLVGSEIGGDVMWANVLMLNFKWAPDLWGGQRAAWESAVGQAKAAEVDAQAARLTLSANIARTYISLSDAFELLDVAQREQQRASHLRALSQQRVDAGLDNDLQLRQAESTIAGARQQAQAAQQRIDALRNALAALLGKGPDRGLSIARPQLLQAPAPAVPGVLPSELLGHRADVVAARWRVEAASRGVDARKAAFKPSVNLSAIVGLASSSLSDLFDSDAVLGLGGPAISLPIFDGGRLRANLDNADAQYDLAVASYNQSLVGAMHEVADAVQAARSLDAQTRSVTEARDAARKAYDLASSRYKAGLGTQLDVLNAQRPLLQLEQQLAGLQAQRYTAVVDLDQALGGGLPLTASSSTMTAETTP; encoded by the coding sequence ATGTCCACGCCCGTCTCCACGCGCCTGCCCGCCAGGCTTACCGTGTCGCTGGCCTGTGCGCTGGCCCTGGCCGGCTGCGCCAGCACGCATGGCCTGTCCACGACCGGCCAACCCATCGACGCCAATACCCTCAGCGCCAGCAAGTCCCTGGGCGATGCCGCCTACAGCAGCGCCGCCTTTCCCGACCAGCAGTGGTGGAAGGCCCTGGGCGACCCGCAGTTGGACAGCCTGATCGGCGAAGCCCTGCAGGGCAGCCCCTCGCTGACCGCCGCCGATGCCCGTCTGCGCCAGGCGCAGGCGCAGGTCGGCGCGGCCGATGCGGCGCGCAAGCCCACCCTGGACGCCACCGGCGAGTACAGCGGCGTGCAGTTGCCAAAGGGTCTGGTCGGCTCGGAGATCGGCGGCGACGTGATGTGGGCCAACGTCCTGATGCTCAACTTCAAGTGGGCGCCCGACCTGTGGGGCGGGCAGCGCGCGGCGTGGGAATCGGCCGTGGGCCAGGCCAAGGCGGCAGAGGTCGACGCGCAGGCCGCGCGCCTGACGCTTTCGGCCAACATCGCCCGCACTTACATCTCCCTGTCCGACGCGTTCGAGTTGCTGGATGTGGCCCAGCGCGAGCAGCAGCGCGCCAGTCACCTGCGCGCGTTGAGCCAGCAGCGTGTGGACGCCGGCTTGGACAACGATCTGCAGCTGCGCCAGGCCGAGAGCACGATCGCCGGCGCGCGCCAGCAGGCGCAGGCCGCGCAGCAGCGCATCGACGCGCTGCGTAACGCCCTGGCCGCGCTGCTGGGCAAGGGCCCGGACCGCGGTCTGTCCATCGCCCGGCCGCAATTGCTCCAGGCCCCCGCGCCGGCCGTCCCCGGCGTGCTGCCCAGCGAACTGCTGGGCCACCGCGCCGACGTGGTCGCCGCACGTTGGCGCGTGGAAGCCGCCAGCCGTGGCGTCGACGCCCGCAAGGCCGCCTTCAAGCCCAGCGTGAACCTCAGTGCGATCGTCGGCCTGGCCTCTTCCAGCCTGTCGGACCTGTTCGACAGCGATGCGGTGCTGGGCCTGGGCGGCCCGGCGATCAGCCTGCCGATCTTCGACGGCGGCCGTCTGCGCGCCAACCTGGACAACGCCGATGCCCAGTACGACCTGGCCGTGGCCAGCTACAACCAGAGCCTGGTCGGTGCCATGCATGAAGTCGCCGACGCGGTGCAGGCCGCCCGCTCGCTGGACGCGCAGACCCGCTCGGTGACCGAGGCCCGCGACGCCGCGCGCAAGGCTTATGACCTGGCCTCCAGCCGCTACAAGGCCGGGCTGGGCACCCAGCTGGACGTGCTCAACGCCCAGCGCCCACTGCTCCAGCTCGAACAGCAACTGGCCGGCCTGCAGGCCCAGCGCTACACCGCCGTGGTCGACCTCGACCAGGCGCTCGGTGGCGGCCTGCCGCTGACCGCCTCCTCTTCCACTATGACCGCCGAAACCACGCCATGA
- a CDS encoding MarR family transcriptional regulator — MKRRPVICTPASGSSLGLLIRQVRDGIWAVLEKELAQTGHDLTFSQFITIKKLADGMASVTDLARVAEVHPGAMTRLLDRLEARGLVVRQADPGDRRALHIHLTDAGVGIWKDIQQCGERVLERATAGMTEAESSELMRLLEQARDNLTSEID, encoded by the coding sequence ATGAAGCGCCGTCCCGTCATCTGCACACCGGCCAGCGGCTCCTCGCTGGGCTTACTGATCCGCCAGGTCCGCGATGGAATCTGGGCGGTCCTGGAGAAGGAACTGGCCCAGACCGGCCACGACCTGACCTTCAGCCAGTTCATCACCATCAAGAAGCTCGCTGATGGCATGGCGAGCGTGACCGACCTGGCCCGCGTGGCTGAAGTCCATCCCGGCGCCATGACCCGCCTGCTTGACCGCCTGGAAGCCCGCGGCCTGGTCGTGCGCCAGGCCGACCCCGGCGATCGCCGCGCCCTGCACATCCATCTGACGGACGCGGGCGTGGGCATCTGGAAAGACATCCAGCAGTGCGGGGAGCGCGTGCTCGAACGCGCAACGGCCGGCATGACCGAGGCCGAATCCAGCGAACTGATGCGCCTGCTCGAGCAGGCACGCGACAACCTTACCTCCGAGATCGATTGA